The Phragmites australis chromosome 1, lpPhrAust1.1, whole genome shotgun sequence genomic interval CCGCCTCTTCATCCCGTTAGCGGCGGCCTCCACTTCCGCGCTCTGCTCCTGCGCCGCTGCTTCCGCCCTCCTCCGCAGAAGGGCTCTCCGCGACCTCTGCATTCCTTCCCCTCACATCCGCGCCAAGGAACCGCACCCGCCCGCGTCAGGGACCAAAGGAATCCGACCGGGCCAAGCCCGAGTAGGAAGGAACACTCAGAACCGCGGGGTCCGACGCGAGGCGGCGCGGGGTGGGGATCGGGGCTGCGGGGAGGGGGGGCGCCGGGTGCGTGGGGGGTTTTGAAACGGCCGGAGCTCCATCGGGGGAAGGtataggaagaggaagagggagagggagtcgTTTAGAGCATCGAAGGGGCAGCGTTCGGTTCGctaaaatattttcttctctctcccttcctcctTCACGcgtgcaaaaataaaaaataggcgACAGACTGGTCAAAAATATATCGATGTATTTGTAAATATAGTATAGGTATTCGGTACCTTAAATTCTGAAAAATCGATTTCGATATTTAAGACATCAAAAACTTCTATATTTGATACCTGATGTACCAAATACGGTATTatcaggtgccgaatataagCTGGTTGCTCACGTTGTGTTGGCTCGGTGCTCTCGGTGCGACGGTTGTGTCGTGACGTgtcgtttcttttttttaactcaTTCGCTGTCGTGTTTCGTTATAAAATGAGAGCAAACTAGTTTTGTAGCACAATTTAATTTTATCAGGATAcgagcgaataaataaagaaatgaactagatgagtgagtgtgtataaatttgtttcaatgtaattttatcaatattttattattcatttaatgtatttatGTAGGCAGCTTTTTAGAGAAGTAACGTTGAGaagatacaaaatctaatttgttaaACAATAATAGTTATAAAGTATGATTATCATAGAACTCGGTATAGACGTTATATAcgttgataaacattacatgtgaTATGGGTTTTTTATCGCTCCACGAATTAATCCTTAATGAGGAGCCTAGGCCGCACTGTCTTCATAGGTGCAAGCTCTCTTCGCACCCACGATCCCCTGCCCTCGAGGTACTGGTCAGTTGGTAGGACCTGAATTCTTAGGATTCTTTTAGATGGAGCTAGCTGTATGGCTAAATCGAGGGGTTCTTCCTCTCGATCAGCAATTGAGTTATTGCGGTGGGTTAGATTGTACGAGCTATTCTGCGTTTCACTTGTTTTACGCTTAACCAGATAGAGCAGTAGCGGTGGCTGGTTTCCTATGGTTGATGGGCTTGGTTAGGACTGGGAAGGCATGGGGTTATTATTGCGGATGAAAACAGATGGGAACGCTCGAGAAAACCCTCTCTAAGTATTTTCACTTTCAGATTTTCTTAGCCGAACGGAAACGAAAATAGGATAGGCAGGAACGGGAAAGGTCAAAACATAATCGAAGGGTTGAAAATGAACCAATCCGATCGAGAAAATACCGGTATCGATAGGGATTCAAAAATACAAAACGAAAACATCGACTTACAGAACCATTAAGACATACCAAtatgtataagtttaacatgaTCTTCAGACAACACCGAACTAATAAGTTTAACAAACCAATCCAATCAACAAGTCGCAtgaaagtaaaaaatatatcatataattttttgattcacatgatatattatttttttatcaatactTGACttaaacaatacaagatacaaAGATACAACCACATCAATTTTGATGTCCGAGCAGTAGCTCGCTTGGTTCACTCCCAGTGGCAGGGATGGCCCGTCATGCGTTCGATCCCTGGGATCGACCCACGAGCCTCACCGAGGGGTTTCTATGCATTTAGCAAGAATATGCTTGTAGTGTGTGTGCTTAGGACACGCACGTGTGTTCGTGCGTTAGATATGAGTATAGTGTGAGTGAGTTATATGCGTCCTGTTTTGTACCTCTCTAAAAAACCACATATGTCTGAACTCGAGACTCGAGCATACaataaacataagtgataaaTCTTAACCAAAAATATAAGTGAATGATAGGGACGAAAATAGACTGAAACGGTCGAAAAATCcctaaccgttttcactttcacatttttttcAGCCGAACGAAAATTGAAACGTGATAGGGGAACGGAAAAAAACGAAAACGAACTGAAAAAACGGGATACGGCACCGGGACGGACAGGATTTTCCCGTTCCGTTTTTATCCCTAGTTATTATATAGATGTTGTGGAATTCCAATGCTTAGTGCTTCTATCCTTTTGGGTCTGTAGGTGGTTTGTGATTTAATCTCGTTTGGTGCACTGCTGATTATGTATGTCTTATGCTAGTGTCACTGACTTGAGGCATCAAGCTTGTATGCTTGTAATTTGTCTGCAGAAGGATTCCCTATTTTTCAATATCACTATTTATTATAGATTACTGTTATGTTCGATCACTCTATTTTGTCTGATCCGTTGTTGAACTGCCCTCTTAGTTACTAGTAAGTAAATCTCCGTTTCACTGCAGTGTCATACCAGCCAACCTTGTTTACCACCGAGATCCCTTAGTAAAAACTTCTCTCTCCTAGTAATGAAATGTCCCAGCTGCTGCTCATGTTACAGAAAAGAGTTGCGCTATCCTGTTGGGTTGTTTGCCCTTTTGATTGAGCACCGACGACAAATGTATATGTGATCAAACTGTCAGCAACTGCAGAGCTAATGAGCTTTACTCACTAACTAGTAGCGTGGTATGACCATCAtatatggatttatttggacaAATGACATTTCAAATTATAGATGTTACTGAAACTTGCCTGGTATGGACATATGAGACTCTTCTATTGCGCTGTTGAGTTTAGAACTGGCTTCATTGTCTTTTTTTGGTGTCATCTCTACGTATGAGAATATTGTAGCTAGGTTGTGTTGCTGTTTGCCTGTTTCCAAGACCTTATCAAATTCATGAACATGATATCTCTTATGTTCTCTGGACCATCCAGGCAGCTGCATTCTGTTGCATTGATTCAGTCATTATCTATGTTTTATTAATTTTGCAACTGTTTTTCTCTCAATAGGTAACTTGGATGAAAAGAGATTCTTATTCAGGCAGGTCATGTAGTAGACCTATCTATACCCCGTGACAAGGAGAGTAATCGTCCCATAGGTTGTGCTTTTGCTGAGTATGAAACTGAGGAAATTGCCCAGTATGCTGTTAGACCTTCTTCGTacttgttcggatcaatgataAAACACTTAAATTCATGGTAGGTTTCCATCTTATAATCTTCTATCTAGATACATAACTTATGTATATTCATTAATTCTAGATAAAGTGTACTCACATGATTACTACTTTTACCTAGCCGAAGCTCAATAGTAGCTGTTATGTTATCTGACATACTATTTGCAGAAAGATTATAATTTGCTCCGAGTTCCTAGCTTCTTCCATTTCCTTCAAATCATGCGCTAGTCGTTTGATTATATCTTTATTTGTTCAGATATAAGCAAGATCAAatgcttttttttcttattatcgTTCACAGATTGCCTAAGTTCAACCCTACACTGTTACCAAATCAGACTCAATTCGTGAATTGTAGTATTATGACTGTGTCTCATACCCCAGTATATCCAGTGGTAAACGGCAGGATTACAGGTTATGGTTTTTCTCCCAATCCTTATTCATATGGTGTTCCCCCTCAAGGTGAGATTTCTTACCTGGCCCTGTTAATACATGTGCCAGACATATATGCTCCTCTTAATCTAAATTTGATCATCGTTTGTTTCCTCTTACGACCAGCTTTATCAGGTGGACCGGTGCGGAGCCATGGTGAGTTAAGCAACGGTACGTATGATTACAGTAGACAGGCATTTGGTTCTGTTCTGAATGTTGCCTATAGATGTCTTGTTCTGAATGTCTTTGCCCATAAAGCTGCGAAGCAGCCAATGATGTACCCATCCTGCTAGAGGATTGTATGCTCCGAAGAATGGAACATGGTATGTTGACAGAGTAGTCAGGTTCCACATAATGCCGGTTGTGCATATTGTTACAAACCAAAAGTGATCAATAACCGCTAATGCCGGTTGTGCTTGTCCGTTGGGACACACACCCGTTCATCTTGTATATATTCTCGAGTTCTCCCTACTGTCCAATCTCTTTTCTACTTACAATACACATCATACCATTACTCTGTTGCGAAACTACTACGTAGATAAAACTTactcacaaaaaagaaaaagaaaaggaaaaacgtGGAAAAATTGGAAGTTGGCAATTGATAGCATAGCACCGAAGCACTAAGTTTCACTCACTGAACTCCCTAAACGAGAATTCTTCAAGGTCAGAACCACACTTCAAGCCATGCATCAGAATGGTATTCCTTTCCTCAAGTAAGTTTACTTCTGATGCACCCCAGCACCTCTACTTACCTAGCGCCTATGGCTTCCTTCTCTCCTACCTTTGCACCTACTGAAATCATTTTTGCATAAGTACAACTGCAGGCTGCAGCAGCTTTCTTCTGCACCATTTCTGCCTCCAAACTTTTGCATCTTGCAGCTGCAGCCTTTGCACCTCCGATTGTTTGAAGCTGTCCTTGAGCATTGCAACGATAACACACAGTGACACATGCACGCACATGAACACTTGTTGCTCAGCCTCAAGTAAGTGTGAATGATCTCGCAGCGACCAGAGCCTAGAACTCTCGCCAGTCGTGGGCCGATGAAGGTGGAGAGCGCCGGGATGCaggaggccgccgccggcgacgtccCCGGCAGCGAAGACGGCGCTGACGATGTCTTCTTCTGCGTGGCCGCGACGTCCAGGGGCAAGAAGAACAAGATATCGTACTTCCACACCAACGCGGTCGGCGAGGACGCTGAGGCGGCCCGTGCGCTTGTGGCGCTCTGCCTCGACCACGCGCCGGAGCACCACCGGTGGCACCACCACACCATCGACGGGGCGAGGTCGTTCGCGTTCCTCTCCGCCGACGACGGCCGCACGTacttcgccgccgccgacccGACGCCGGGCGGAGCCGAGATGGTCCGGTTCCTGGAGCGCGTCCGCGACGCGTGCAACTCCGAGCCCATGTTGCGCCTGCGCGACGAAGCGGTGGCCCCCGTCGCGCGGCAGTTCGCGCAGGCCCTGCGGGCCGTGGCGGGGGCGACGTCCAGCACGGCAGACACGGCGCTTCCCGGAGCCTCACCGCGAGCGCGAGAGCCGTCCACGCCGCTAGCGCCAGTGTGCGCGGTCGGCGCCGGTGGCGAGAAAGGCGAGGAGGCCCCGCGGATCGGAGCACGACATCGCGCCGTGCAACCGGAGGAAAGCGCGCAGCCAGGGCGACTCTCCTGGTGGCGCCACTCGGTGGTGGTGATCGGCGTGGACGTGGTGGTATGCCTGGTGCTGTTCGCCGTGTGGATGGGGGTGTGCAAAGGCTTCAGGTGCCTTACGCGATGAATTACATCCATGCATGGTTTTCTTCAGTGTAGTGTCCAGGGAAAAAATATACTATCTGTCATATCTTCTTTATCTTTTCTTATCACATCTACAATTCGTAAAAAATCGGTTTAGGCAAATAGATGTGTCATGCTTCAAGCCTTCAACACGGATTCTTAGCTTGAGCTGGAAATCGATCTTCCGCGTCTACAAAATGCAGAAAATCTACACTTTTATGCATGACGAGCATCGCATGGTCTTTGATCAAAACCCAATGCTTTCAAGCATGTGCTATACTCCAAAAACAGAGATGTGTAAACAGTACCTGGAGATAGCCTTGTCTgttgtcttttctttttctcactCTGGTAGTGCTAAATTAGTACTCTGCTTTTCCCCTTCCTATTTATAGTTGTTTAGGATATCAATACAGTACAACATACTTGTTTGACCATTGTACTACAGCAGTCTATATGTTTATGAAGTCATTCTTCCAAATTCGAAGAGTCCTTAAAAGGCTAGATCGGTTAAGATCAGATTTTTCTAGCAGAATGATGGTCATAAACGAAAATATAGGCTTCAAAGGTGGCAAATTATGTGCAACCTAAGGATCAAGTGGGCTTGGGTATAGTAGATCtttaaatccaaaataaatatttacttAGTAAATGGCTATTTAAGATATTAAATGTGGACGTAGTTTGACAAAAATATGTTACAAAAGAAATACGTTGGAAATAAAACCCTCACTCAAGTGGAAGGTGATCCTAGGGAATCACAATTCTGGTTAGGATCAATGAAGATCAAAACAGAGTTCCTAAAATGCAGTACACACTTCAAATACTAGTACCCAAATCAGATTTGGATAGACAACTGGATAAATGATATTCCACTTTGCGAGCAATACCCTTCGTTGTTCCAAATTGTGAGGCACAAGAATGCCACGATGGTTGAAGTTATGAGCACCATACCGCTTCATGTATCTTTTCGCAGATCAATTATAGCGGATAAACTTCTAGCCTAGTAGAATCTAGTCTACAAGTTACTTAGGCCACATTTGGTAGGGTTCCGGATTCTACCAGAAACTTTTCGGTTCCAGTTTCTCcttagaaatatttttctggTCAATTAAAATCACTTTGTGCAATCTTTTGGCTAGTTAGATGGATTATGATcctcgagagaggatgacagtTGTAAATAAGAAGGAAGTGATTCAGAAACGGGAGAAACCACGTTTTGCCAGTTTCTTTCTCGCAGTGTAAAAAAGAGAAATGTTTCTCCTATTTTGAATTCGGATCACTTACTAAAAGAATCATTTGGTAGGGATTCCACGGATTCTAGCCACAATCCGAAATGTTTATCCCATCGAAATGAGCCCTTAATACGCATTTATCTCAAGATAGAGACATTTTTAAATGGAATCTACATGTTGAAGGGCAATTTTTGTGCGATCCATGTAGCAGCATATGGCGATTAAAGCTTCCTCTGAAGATAAATATATTCCTTTAGTATGTAGAAAAATGGATTATCTTAATAaaagataatttggcaaaagTGTAAGTGGAAGGGAATACCAATTCTTGCTTCTGTAATCATATTGAAAGTATTAAACACATATTCTTTGATTGTCATCTCTCTAAATCAGTTTGGTGAATTGTCAAAATAGATCTGGATATAAACATACCTAAAATTGTTACCTACATGATGGGTAATTGGTTAAGGAGTATTGGGCAACAACATAAGAAACTAGTCTTTGTTGGTGTAGAAGCTGTATGTTGGGCTATTTGGCCATGCTACAATGATGTtgcttttgataaaaaaaattaacaatcaTTATTTTCTTGTAAGTGCTTTTCAGAGAAATCTATTGGTTACGCTATTGGAGTTTGCTacagaaagaaaaggaaagagcaTGTGCGCAAGGCATATCAAATATTGGAGATAGTAGAATTGGAGGTGTTAGCCAAGAATAGGTGGTGATTTAATTCTAGAATTTGTGTTAGATGATGACTCCATCCGTCTCTATATAGTTTGAGCTCTTAGTTGCTTATTCGATATTGCATGTATTATGTAACTCAATTGTAATAATGAACCAGCTTATGTTCATTATGCATTATACGATGCATACATATTTTTTACTAAATCTATTTTGGACCGGGGCAACAGTATTAGGACTACATTAGAATAGTGTTGTGCATGGAACTGGTCACGGTCAGCATGTCTTATGGTACATTTGCTATGCTCTCCAGAAACAGAGATACACAGGAGTACGAAACAGTAACCGAAGATCACCTTGTCCATCGATCTTCAATCCGACAGCGGTATCAGAAACACACTGAAACATCGACACAGATGGAACCCGTTCATGGTCGGCACCGCCAGAAGCTAGGTCAGGGAGTGTGTCCTCGTGTAAGTGCTTTGCAGTCTTGCAGACTTGCAGTTGCAGCATCGGCGGTTAGCACAGCCATCTTGCTCGGTACTACAAGAGAAACAGTTCATAGTGTACTAGCACTGATGATGGCCCAGTTTAATGACGTATGTTTAGGAACAGAGCATCTCTGAAATATCTCGTTCGC includes:
- the LOC133885907 gene encoding phytolongin Phyl1.1-like, which translates into the protein MKVESAGMQEAAAGDVPGSEDGADDVFFCVAATSRGKKNKISYFHTNAVGEDAEAARALVALCLDHAPEHHRWHHHTIDGARSFAFLSADDGRTYFAAADPTPGGAEMVRFLERVRDACNSEPMLRLRDEAVAPVARQFAQALRAVAGATSSTADTALPGASPRAREPSTPLAPVCAVGAGGEKGEEAPRIGARHRAVQPEESAQPGRLSWWRHSVVVIGVDVVVCLVLFAVWMGVCKGFRCLTR